In Harmonia axyridis chromosome 6, icHarAxyr1.1, whole genome shotgun sequence, a single window of DNA contains:
- the LOC123681859 gene encoding uncharacterized protein LOC123681859: MSGAVYQPTTVTYETNGERWQDRPISYLASTVTEVTSAPCGISCVACRGLCPVLLLTTCMTCLIVGLILLIQGALGYASPTHSEENVYLLLTIFGAVFFGLSILLFVIFLRMTRRWCWSSGKDHLDIVGSPGLTINPSTDLLVTAQYAPVSEVAYQPTQQEDSEQSKLMPQENKDGKDETDCMIERDPRIVLRPLNQPIHEET; encoded by the exons CAAGATCGTCCAATAAGTTATCTAGCTTCCACAGTAACAGAAGTAACTTCAGCTCCTTGTGGAATATCTTGTGTTGCATGCAGAGGTTTATGCCCAGTCTTACTTTTAACAACTTGCATGACATGTCTCATAGTTGG ATTGATTCTTTTGATACAAGGTGCACTAGGATATGCAAGTCCAACACACAGTGAAGAGAATGTCTATTTATTGCTTACGATATTTGGAGCTGTATTCTTTGGTCTTTCGATTCTTCTCTTTG TAATCTTTTTACGAATGACAAGAAGATGGTGCTGGTCAAGTGGTAAAGATCATCTAGACATTGTTGGTAGCCCTGGATTGACTATAAATCCCTCCACAGATCTTTTGGTTACCGCCCAATATGCTCCTGTTTCTGAGGTTGCGTATCAGCCAACTCAGCAGGAAGATTCTGAGCAAAGCAAGCTGATGCCGCAAGAAAATAAAGATGG AAAGGACGAAACGGACTGTATGATCGAAAGAGATCCTAGGATTGTACTTCGACCTCTGAATCAACCTATCCACGAGGAAACCTAA